Proteins encoded in a region of the Dethiosulfovibrio russensis genome:
- the nagZ gene encoding beta-N-acetylhexosaminidase has protein sequence MTFRRIAAALGGLALLASSPVFAMTLEEKAGQVLALSFSGTSLDGETRSRLEEIKPGGLILYGKNVESLSQVRSLLSCIRETVRLDLPLMVAVDQEGGTVARIRGHGADFPGNMALGATGDPDLAERQGFIMGRQLKSLGIDLDYAPVVDVNSNSSNPIIGVRSFGDDVAVVSSMGASIIKGFSRARMGCSAKHFPGHGDVDIDSHLGLPVLDRSLESMRALEFPPFRSAVEAGVPAVMTAHIVVPSLTGELPATLSPEAMSLLREELGFEGVVLSDSMGMRAISNEWGVPDAVVMALRAGVDFVLLGADPAFPPEGHREVRDRIVEAVDSGELDKGRLDDAVERILRWKYDMGLSSGEDRPDWVDGSALAEEIASRSVTLIRSDGPPPLRKGDHVTLIWPEKKAVAAEILLRRLSDLGVSGSIELFGGRAVPDVNVDEIKGPVLMGCYDLVRDEPSVSFLRKILEERPDCVSLSMKTPYDLTVLPEAETALACYGDTPPTLKALAAILLGEIRPSGRLPVELPGLYPRGWGVSWSSR, from the coding sequence ATGACGTTTCGGCGAATCGCCGCGGCGTTGGGGGGCTTGGCCTTGCTGGCGTCCTCTCCTGTCTTTGCCATGACCCTGGAGGAGAAGGCGGGGCAGGTTCTGGCCCTTTCCTTTTCGGGAACCTCCCTCGACGGGGAGACCAGATCCCGATTGGAGGAGATTAAGCCCGGAGGTCTCATTCTGTACGGGAAAAACGTCGAATCTCTTTCGCAGGTCAGGTCTCTCCTGTCCTGTATCAGGGAGACGGTCCGCTTGGACCTTCCCTTAATGGTCGCGGTGGATCAGGAAGGAGGGACGGTCGCCAGGATAAGGGGACACGGTGCGGACTTCCCGGGGAACATGGCTCTCGGGGCCACCGGCGATCCCGATCTGGCGGAAAGACAGGGTTTTATCATGGGGCGGCAGCTCAAGAGCCTGGGGATCGACCTGGACTACGCTCCCGTCGTGGATGTAAACAGCAATTCCTCTAACCCCATAATAGGGGTGCGTTCCTTCGGCGACGATGTCGCCGTGGTCTCATCAATGGGAGCCTCTATAATAAAGGGTTTCTCGAGGGCCCGAATGGGATGCAGTGCGAAACATTTCCCCGGGCACGGAGACGTCGATATCGACTCCCATTTGGGGCTTCCGGTGCTGGATCGTTCGCTCGAATCGATGAGGGCTCTAGAGTTTCCGCCGTTTCGAAGTGCCGTCGAGGCCGGAGTTCCCGCCGTCATGACCGCCCATATAGTGGTTCCTTCCCTGACCGGAGAGCTTCCGGCGACACTGTCTCCCGAGGCGATGTCGCTTCTTCGAGAAGAGTTGGGCTTTGAGGGAGTGGTGCTGTCCGATTCCATGGGAATGAGGGCTATCTCCAACGAATGGGGAGTTCCCGATGCTGTGGTGATGGCTCTGAGGGCCGGTGTGGATTTCGTCCTTCTGGGGGCGGACCCCGCCTTCCCTCCCGAAGGGCATAGGGAGGTTCGAGACAGGATCGTAGAGGCGGTCGATTCCGGCGAGCTGGATAAGGGCAGATTGGACGATGCGGTGGAGAGGATCCTGCGCTGGAAATACGATATGGGGCTATCCTCCGGGGAGGATCGTCCCGATTGGGTGGACGGCTCCGCCCTGGCGGAGGAGATAGCCTCCAGGAGCGTGACACTTATCAGGTCGGATGGTCCCCCTCCTCTGAGGAAGGGAGACCATGTCACGTTGATATGGCCGGAGAAGAAGGCCGTTGCGGCGGAGATCCTTCTGAGACGGCTGTCCGACCTGGGTGTGTCCGGCAGTATAGAGCTCTTCGGAGGTAGGGCCGTTCCGGATGTTAATGTGGACGAGATAAAGGGCCCGGTTTTGATGGGCTGTTACGATCTCGTAAGGGATGAGCCCTCCGTGTCGTTTTTGAGGAAGATCCTCGAGGAGAGGCCCGACTGCGTTTCCCTTTCGATGAAGACTCCCTACGACCTCACGGTGTTGCCCGAGGCAGAGACGGCCCTGGCCTGTTACGGAGATACCCCACCTACGTTGAAGGCTCTGGCCGCTATACTTTTAGGGGAGATCCGTCCTTCCGGACGTCTGCCGGTGGAGTTGCCCGGCCTCTATCCCAGAGGATGGGGCGTATCCTGGTCGTCCAGATAG
- a CDS encoding DUF6691 family protein, translated as MFVSIMALVTGAVFGVLMQRSEVLRYDRQLGALLLEDMTIVKFMLSAIVVGSVCIYALLGMGLVSLSIKSTVLGTNLVGGVVFGIGWAFLGYCPGTAVGALGEGKVDALVGMIGMVFGAVLFAELYPFTKLSLFSWGNIGKVTMPGFTGTGPWIWIIGLAAVAAGLCFLFERNDL; from the coding sequence ATGTTCGTGTCGATAATGGCGCTGGTGACCGGAGCGGTCTTCGGTGTCCTGATGCAGCGGTCGGAGGTGCTCAGGTACGACCGGCAGCTGGGGGCTCTCCTGCTGGAGGACATGACCATCGTCAAGTTCATGCTGTCCGCCATAGTGGTGGGGTCCGTCTGTATATACGCTCTTCTCGGCATGGGGCTGGTGTCCCTGTCGATAAAATCAACCGTACTGGGGACAAACCTAGTCGGCGGGGTAGTGTTCGGCATAGGCTGGGCTTTTCTTGGTTACTGTCCCGGCACGGCGGTAGGTGCTCTCGGCGAGGGGAAAGTCGACGCGTTGGTCGGTATGATAGGCATGGTCTTCGGAGCGGTTCTTTTCGCCGAGCTCTATCCTTTCACCAAGCTGTCCCTTTTTTCCTGGGGGAACATAGGCAAGGTAACGATGCCGGGATTCACCGGTACCGGCCCGTGGATATGGATAATCGGGCTTGCGGCTGTGGCGGCAGGTCTGTGTTTTCTGTTCGAGAGGAACGACCTGTGA
- a CDS encoding YeeE/YedE thiosulfate transporter family protein: MYSFEKGQRPLNPYLAGAITGGLVALSVVATGKFFGASTTFARAGAALVNMISPEHGASLDYFVRYPFAVDWQLLFLVGIFIGSLLSSTVNGTFFVDAVPELWRERFGARTWPRLCTAFLGGILVAFGARMAGGCPSGHGLSGVMQLSMSGFVSLAAFFVGGVAMARIIYGRS, from the coding sequence GTGTATTCATTCGAGAAGGGACAGCGTCCCCTTAACCCCTATCTGGCCGGAGCTATCACCGGAGGTCTGGTGGCCTTGTCCGTGGTGGCGACGGGAAAATTCTTCGGGGCTTCCACGACCTTCGCCAGGGCCGGGGCAGCTTTGGTAAATATGATTTCCCCCGAGCACGGCGCGTCTTTGGATTATTTCGTCAGATATCCCTTCGCGGTGGACTGGCAGTTGCTTTTTCTCGTGGGGATCTTCATAGGGTCTCTGCTTTCCTCCACGGTCAACGGAACCTTCTTCGTAGATGCCGTTCCCGAGCTTTGGAGAGAGCGTTTCGGGGCCAGAACATGGCCCCGGCTCTGTACCGCTTTTCTCGGAGGGATCCTGGTGGCTTTCGGGGCCAGAATGGCAGGCGGCTGCCCCTCGGGGCACGGCCTCAGCGGGGTGATGCAGCTCTCCATGAGCGGTTTCGTATCGTTGGCGGCGTTCTTCGTAGGCGGTGTCGCCATGGCTCGGATAATATACGGAAGGAGCTGA